The genome window AATGTATTTAAATTGCATAAAGAGTTCTCAAAAATGCAAAAATAAGTTGTTTAACAAATCATTTCATTAAAGACATGTTAATTAAAAAAAAGATAAAAATATGTAGGTTAAATTGCTAAAAAAACAAAATGGACAAAGCAATTTTTGCTGGAGGATGTTTTTGGTGCACAGAAGCGGTTTTCCAACGAGTAAAAGGTGTAGAACAAGTGAAATCAGGTTTTTGTGGTGGGCGTATTAAAAATCCTCCTTATAGAGAAGTAGTGCAAGGAAGAACAGGTCATGCAGAAGCTATAGAGATCACATATGATTCTGAAGTGGTATCTTATAAGGATTTAGTAGCCGTATTTATGGCCACTCATGATCCTACTACTTTAAACAGGCAAGGTTATGATGTGGGAACACATTATCGCAGTGCCATATTTTACCTTAACGATCAACAAGAAAATACGGCTAGAGATTACGTTAAAAATTTAGAAGACAAAGCTGTCTATCCAGATCCTGTAGTGACAGAGATAGCTGCAGCTACTATTTTTTATCCCGCAGAAGATATTCACAACGATTATTATAATAACAATCGGGAGCAAGGATACTGTCAGGTAATTATAGATCCTAAAATCAAGAAATTGATGACAGGTTTTAAAGAATTGGTCAAATAAAAAAAGCTCCTTAAAAGGAGCTTTTTTTATGAAGAGTGATCTACATCAATAGATTTATTATTTTTGTTGCTTTCTTTTTCAGACTTGATAAGATAGGTATAGCACCACATGATGGTAAATGATGGAATAACATCTAGCCCTGGAAGTAATTCTTCTACTGTGGTAAAAATACCAGCCGCTACTCCAGATTTTCCTGGATAAAGTTTTGTCATCAAGTAACCAGCAATTGGCGCCCAAGCTAAATCAGCGAATTCCAGTATCCCAAATCCTAAAAGGGAAGACATTCCTATAAGATCAAAGATGACACCTGCAACTAATTTGGAACGTTTTGAATGAAACATAGGATAGATTTAAAAACTCTTAAGTTCAAATAACGTTCCGCAAAATGTTTTTAGTGCAATTTTGAAGAAATAAGGTTCATGAATTCTGCTCGGGTCTCTACTTTTTGAAACTGGCCTCTAAAACCACTTGTGGTAGTAGCACTGTTTTGTTTTTGAACACCACGCATCATCATACACATGTGTGAAGCTTCTATAACAACCGCAACACCTTTAGGTTTTAAAGTCTTGTCTATGCATTCTAAAATGTCATGTGTCAATCGTTCCTGTACTTGTAGGCGTCTAGCAAATACATCTACTATTCTAGGTATTTTAGAAAGACCTACAATATGACCATCAGGAATATAGGCGATATGTGCTTTTCCAAAAAACGGTAGCATGTGGTGCTCACACAAGGAATACAATTCGATATCTTTTATGATGACCATATCGTGATAATCTTCAGCAAACATAGCACCCTTAAGTATCTTAGCAGGATCTATATCGTATCCTGAAGTTAAAAACTGCATGGCTTTTGCAGCTCTTTCAGGTGTCTTTACAAGACCTTCTCGTTCCACGTCTTCTCCTAATTCTTTAATAACATCGCGGTATTTACCTTTGATTTCATCTGTAATTTTTATGTTGTATTCTTCAAAAACCCTGTAAGGTGCCATATACTTTTTATTAAGTGGCAAAGTTATCTATATTTTGTTTAACTTTAAATTAAATTTGTTAAACATTTTAGAAATTAAGAGTGAGCCCAATGCTGTGTGAAGTGGCAGATAGTTTAAACACAAATTTTTGTGGATCTTGTCCGGTTTTACCCCTTCCATAGCGTTTAACCCCATATCCATTTCTAGTATCCAGATAGCGATCTACTGCTTCTACCG of Nonlabens sp. Ci31 contains these proteins:
- the msrA gene encoding peptide-methionine (S)-S-oxide reductase MsrA gives rise to the protein MDKAIFAGGCFWCTEAVFQRVKGVEQVKSGFCGGRIKNPPYREVVQGRTGHAEAIEITYDSEVVSYKDLVAVFMATHDPTTLNRQGYDVGTHYRSAIFYLNDQQENTARDYVKNLEDKAVYPDPVVTEIAAATIFYPAEDIHNDYYNNNREQGYCQVIIDPKIKKLMTGFKELVK
- the folE gene encoding GTP cyclohydrolase I FolE, yielding MAPYRVFEEYNIKITDEIKGKYRDVIKELGEDVEREGLVKTPERAAKAMQFLTSGYDIDPAKILKGAMFAEDYHDMVIIKDIELYSLCEHHMLPFFGKAHIAYIPDGHIVGLSKIPRIVDVFARRLQVQERLTHDILECIDKTLKPKGVAVVIEASHMCMMMRGVQKQNSATTTSGFRGQFQKVETRAEFMNLISSKLH